One segment of Triticum aestivum cultivar Chinese Spring chromosome 2A, IWGSC CS RefSeq v2.1, whole genome shotgun sequence DNA contains the following:
- the LOC123188576 gene encoding protein FAR1-RELATED SEQUENCE 3 produces MYHQGAPCTCSSGSMRKMQFDRDSEESYQEKRTKLGGVVLKQNIPNEVHASQVYTTTMFENFGEALYERGLYDLVEVKPHLEYIARHIKFQSREKWCKNEFVISVSESADEFGCECGTFEHYGMVCSHALKVVIHLKLHELPAKHVLRQWTRDARDILLPEYLRCQKDHGTLKYSSHQRNTLYLLALDAGKLGDSNVEACALAMEKMRDVKVLVEPVAAMRDGLGLSDIELATDSAGSSVGNKQHFGRTEFEHTILQASDVFPTPKRPAGRPTRSQLAATKLHTRNHQRVDYVMYAEFRDTRAQHALLGGCAKGT; encoded by the exons ATGTACCACCAGGGTGCCCCATGCACTTGTTCATCAGGCAGTATGAGAAAAATGCAATTTGACCGTGACTCAGAAGAAAGTTACCAGGAGAAAAGGACAAAACTA GGAGGGGTTGTCCTGAAGCAAAATATCCCAAATGAGGTACATGCATCGCAGGTTTATACCACGACAATGTTTGAAAATTTTGGTGAAGCCTTGTATGAACGTGGGTTGTATGATCTAGTAGAAGTCAAGCCACATTTGGAGTACATTGCTAGGCACATCAAATTTCAGTCGAGGGAAAAGTGGTGCAAGAATGAGTTTGTGATTTCCGTGAGCGAGTCGGCTGATGAGTTCGGGTGCGAGTGTGGGACATTCGAGCACTATGGAATGGTTTGCAGCCATGCACTTAAG GTCGTGATACACCTGAAATTGCATGAGCTCCCTGCGAAGCATGTGCTCAGGCAATGGACTAGAGATGCAAGAGATATACTACTGCCAGAGTATCTGCGCTGCCAGAAGGATCATGGAACGCTGAAGTATTCTTCTCATCAACGCAACACTTTGTACCTGCTAGCGCTTGATGCCGGTAAGTTAGGCGACAGCAATGTGGAAGCATGTGCACTTGCTATGGAGAAAATGCGAGATGTCAAAGTGTTGGTCGAGCCAGTTGCCGCCATGAGGGATGGGCTTGGTTTGTCTGATATAGAGTTGGCTACAGATTCAGCCGGCTCTAGCGTTGGTAACAAGCAGCACTTTGGCCGAACTGAGTTTGAGCACACCATTTTGCAAGCATCCGATGTGTTCCCGACGCCGAAACGACCGGCTGGGCGTCCCACAAGGTCACAACTAGCCGCGACAAAGCTCCATACGAGGAACCATCAAAGAGTAGATTATGTTATGTATGCGGAGTTCAGGGACACAAGAGCACAACATGCCTTGCTCGGGGGATgtgccaaaggcacctag